Proteins encoded together in one Mycobacterium noviomagense window:
- a CDS encoding alpha/beta hydrolase yields MSGTDFHPDLRTIARVLPRGLGLGRTLGLMRALHFVMGIRGPSDVEVLTLGSGAGVRLFRPAGVIEPAPALLWIHGGGYVLGRARMDDAWCRRVADTLAITVASVEYRLAPEFPYPAGLEDCYSALTWVAELPAVDPTRVAIGGASAGGGMAAALAFLARDRGEVAPVLQLLAYPMLDDRSAANPTNPNYRLWDPACNRFGWSAYLADADPQVAVPARRDDLSGLPPAWIGVGTHDLFYDEDLAYAERLNRAGVPCSVEVIPGAFHGFDRVARKASVSQAFFASQCASLRAALLTPKDAPPPR; encoded by the coding sequence ATGTCCGGCACAGACTTTCACCCTGACCTTCGCACTATCGCCCGCGTCCTGCCGCGAGGCCTAGGGCTCGGCCGCACGCTGGGGCTGATGCGTGCACTTCACTTTGTGATGGGGATTCGCGGGCCGAGCGATGTGGAGGTGCTGACCTTGGGCTCCGGTGCCGGTGTCCGGCTGTTCCGGCCCGCCGGGGTTATCGAGCCCGCCCCCGCGCTGCTATGGATCCACGGCGGTGGGTACGTGCTGGGCCGCGCTCGGATGGACGACGCCTGGTGTCGCCGGGTGGCCGACACGCTCGCTATTACGGTCGCGTCGGTGGAATACCGGCTGGCACCCGAATTCCCCTATCCGGCAGGGCTGGAGGACTGCTATTCGGCGTTGACCTGGGTGGCGGAGCTTCCTGCGGTGGACCCAACGCGAGTGGCGATTGGCGGCGCCAGCGCCGGTGGTGGTATGGCCGCGGCGCTGGCGTTCTTGGCCCGGGACCGCGGCGAGGTCGCTCCGGTTCTACAGCTGCTGGCCTACCCGATGCTCGACGACCGCAGCGCGGCAAACCCGACAAACCCGAATTACCGGCTATGGGACCCCGCTTGCAATCGGTTCGGCTGGAGTGCATATCTCGCTGACGCCGATCCGCAGGTGGCGGTGCCCGCCCGTCGCGACGACCTGAGCGGGCTGCCGCCCGCGTGGATCGGCGTCGGAACACACGACCTCTTCTACGACGAAGATCTCGCCTACGCCGAGCGGCTCAACCGGGCCGGGGTACCGTGCTCGGTCGAGGTCATTCCGGGCGCGTTCCACGGTTTCGATCGTGTGGCACGCAAAGCTTCAGTGTCGCAGGCGTTTTTCGCTAGCCAGTGCGCCAGTTTGCGGGCAGCGCTTCTCACCCCGAAGGATGCACCACCTCCCCGCTGA
- a CDS encoding amidohydrolase family protein, with amino-acid sequence MLIQRATTLDGTAVDVRVGTQIEEVDVHLTPRHGEAVFDAAGGTVLPGLHDHHVHLYSAAAAEDSVRVGPPQVRNREELTLALATAEVGGDGWIRAVGYHDSVAGPLDRAVLDAISPPVPVRVQHRSGVLWILNSPALDRVGLSDHPDGRLRSSDPDWSDALGRRETNLAPVSRRLARYGVTGVTDATPDLGVGDIVTLTELHRRGTLLQHVRCLSPGKRILHDDSLDLDALAGWIAERHRAGGSVAIHCVTAAQLVVAIAALRQAGARPGDRIEHAAVAPPDSLADLAELRVIVVTQPNFVAERGDQYLAEVPVGEHDQLWRVASLVNAGVPVALSTDMPFGGDDPWAAMRAAVRRATPSGAVLNQSECITARTALSMFFGRAGEPDRPRAVEPGQPGDLCILSVPAHTALGELDAEMVAATIVSGEVVHPSG; translated from the coding sequence ATGCTGATCCAGCGCGCCACCACGCTGGACGGCACGGCGGTCGACGTCCGGGTAGGGACGCAGATCGAGGAGGTCGACGTCCACCTAACGCCACGGCACGGCGAGGCGGTGTTCGACGCCGCCGGCGGGACCGTGCTGCCCGGGCTGCACGACCACCACGTGCATCTGTATTCGGCTGCGGCCGCGGAGGATTCGGTGCGGGTCGGGCCGCCGCAGGTGCGCAACCGCGAGGAGCTGACCCTCGCGTTGGCCACCGCCGAAGTCGGCGGCGACGGCTGGATCCGCGCCGTCGGTTACCACGATTCGGTCGCCGGCCCGCTGGATCGCGCAGTGCTCGACGCCATCTCTCCGCCGGTGCCGGTGCGCGTCCAGCACCGCAGTGGGGTGCTGTGGATCCTTAACTCGCCGGCCCTGGACAGGGTCGGGTTGTCCGATCACCCCGACGGCAGGTTGCGCAGTTCGGACCCCGATTGGTCAGACGCGCTGGGGCGCCGCGAAACCAACCTGGCCCCGGTCAGCCGCAGACTGGCTCGCTACGGCGTCACCGGCGTCACCGACGCCACACCGGATCTCGGGGTCGGCGACATCGTGACACTGACCGAACTGCACCGGCGCGGGACATTGCTGCAACACGTGCGCTGTCTGTCGCCGGGCAAGCGCATCCTGCATGACGACAGCCTGGACCTCGACGCGCTGGCGGGCTGGATCGCCGAGCGCCACCGTGCCGGCGGCTCGGTCGCCATCCATTGTGTGACCGCCGCGCAGCTGGTAGTGGCCATCGCGGCGCTGCGCCAGGCCGGCGCACGCCCGGGCGACCGGATCGAGCATGCCGCCGTGGCGCCGCCCGACTCGCTTGCCGACCTTGCCGAGCTCCGCGTCATCGTGGTCACCCAACCCAACTTCGTCGCCGAACGCGGCGATCAGTACCTCGCCGAAGTCCCGGTTGGTGAGCATGACCAGCTGTGGCGGGTGGCATCGCTGGTCAACGCCGGCGTTCCGGTCGCACTGTCCACCGATATGCCGTTCGGCGGCGACGATCCGTGGGCGGCGATGCGCGCAGCAGTGCGCCGCGCCACGCCCAGCGGCGCTGTCCTCAATCAGAGCGAATGCATCACGGCGCGAACGGCTTTGTCGATGTTCTTCGGTCGGGCCGGCGAGCCCGACCGACCACGTGCCGTCGAACCGGGACAGCCCGGGGATCTGTGCATTCTGAGCGTGCCGGCGCACACGGCGCTGGGCGAACTCGATGCCGAGATGGTCGCCGCGACCATCGTCAGCGGGGAGGTGGTGCATCCTTCGGGGTGA
- a CDS encoding N-acetylglutaminylglutamine amidotransferase, translated as MCGIGGEIRFDGRSADVAAVARMADAMRSRGPDSDGLVAHGPVALGHRRLSIIDLSTRGAQPMVDSALGLTLVFNGCIYNYQDLRRELEKFGYQFFSTADSEVVIKAFHRWGTRCVERFKGMFAFAIADRDSGVVTLARDRLGIKPLYLAQTPGRLRFASAVRALLDAGEVDTELDRHALHHYMTFHSVVPAPRTIYRGVRKLPPATVRVIQPDGTHTDTVYWNPAFERDPDRASWSERDWQDALMDALRTAVHRRMVADVPVGVLLSGGIDSSIVVALLAEQGQHGLATFSIGFDSAGGESGDEYAYSDLIAKTFETDHHKIHIDSSRLLPAVPKTIAAMSEPMVSHDCVAFYLLSEEVSKSVKVVQSGQGADEILGGYNWYPPLANVAREQTTEAYAKVFFDRSHSDVMKIFAPEYGIDVDVSRQFATAHQSAPGAETAVDAALRLDTQVMLVEDPVKRVDTMTMAWGLEARVPFLDHDFVELAATCPPELKLASDGKGVLKDASRALLPSQVIDRTKGYFPVPGIRHLNGPVLDMVREALSDNAARARGLYRAETVNALLAEPNKTRTTLDANALWQLAVLEMWLQGMAG; from the coding sequence ATGTGCGGTATCGGCGGTGAGATCCGGTTCGACGGGCGATCCGCGGACGTTGCTGCGGTGGCCCGGATGGCCGACGCGATGCGGTCGCGCGGCCCGGACTCCGACGGCCTGGTGGCACACGGGCCGGTCGCGCTGGGACACCGCCGGCTGTCGATCATCGACCTGTCCACGCGTGGCGCCCAACCGATGGTGGACAGCGCCCTGGGGCTGACGCTGGTCTTCAACGGCTGCATCTACAACTACCAAGACCTCCGCCGTGAACTGGAAAAGTTTGGCTACCAATTCTTTTCGACCGCCGACAGCGAGGTCGTGATCAAAGCGTTCCACCGCTGGGGAACCCGCTGTGTGGAACGCTTCAAAGGGATGTTCGCGTTCGCGATCGCCGACCGCGACTCCGGGGTGGTGACCCTGGCCCGTGACCGGCTGGGCATCAAGCCGCTGTATCTCGCCCAAACCCCGGGCCGGTTGCGGTTCGCCTCGGCGGTGCGCGCGCTGCTGGACGCCGGCGAAGTGGATACCGAACTGGACCGTCACGCGCTGCACCACTACATGACCTTTCACTCGGTGGTGCCCGCGCCCCGCACGATCTACCGGGGAGTACGCAAACTGCCGCCAGCCACCGTCCGGGTGATCCAGCCCGACGGCACCCACACCGACACCGTCTACTGGAACCCCGCCTTCGAGCGCGATCCCGATCGCGCATCCTGGTCCGAACGGGACTGGCAGGACGCCCTGATGGACGCGCTGCGCACGGCCGTACACAGACGGATGGTCGCCGACGTGCCGGTCGGAGTGTTGCTTTCCGGCGGCATCGACTCCTCGATTGTGGTGGCGCTGCTGGCTGAGCAGGGCCAGCACGGGCTGGCCACCTTCTCCATCGGGTTCGACTCTGCCGGCGGCGAATCCGGCGACGAGTACGCCTACTCGGATCTGATCGCCAAGACCTTCGAGACCGATCACCACAAGATCCATATCGACAGCTCGCGGCTGCTGCCCGCGGTTCCGAAAACCATTGCCGCCATGAGCGAACCGATGGTCAGCCACGACTGCGTGGCGTTCTATCTGCTGTCGGAGGAAGTGAGCAAATCGGTCAAGGTGGTGCAGTCCGGCCAGGGCGCCGACGAGATCTTGGGCGGATACAACTGGTACCCGCCGCTGGCCAACGTCGCACGCGAGCAGACCACCGAGGCATACGCCAAGGTATTTTTCGACCGCAGTCATAGCGACGTGATGAAAATCTTTGCACCCGAGTACGGAATCGACGTCGATGTCAGCCGTCAGTTCGCGACCGCGCACCAGTCTGCGCCCGGCGCCGAAACCGCCGTGGACGCCGCGCTGCGGCTCGACACACAGGTGATGCTGGTCGAAGACCCCGTCAAGCGCGTCGACACGATGACCATGGCGTGGGGGCTGGAGGCCCGGGTGCCGTTTTTGGACCACGACTTCGTCGAGCTGGCCGCCACCTGTCCTCCGGAATTGAAGTTGGCTTCGGACGGCAAGGGTGTGCTCAAGGACGCGTCGCGGGCCCTGCTGCCGTCGCAGGTGATCGACCGCACCAAAGGCTATTTCCCGGTGCCGGGTATTCGGCACTTGAATGGGCCGGTGCTGGACATGGTTCGGGAGGCATTGAGCGACAACGCTGCTCGCGCGCGGGGTCTGTACCGCGCCGAAACGGTGAATGCGCTGCTGGCCGAACCCAACAAGACGCGCACCACGCTGGATGCCAACGCGCTCTGGCAGCTTGCGGTGTTGGAGATGTGGCTGCAGGGCATGGCGGGCTGA
- a CDS encoding ester cyclase, whose amino-acid sequence MLSNDLRRRRLEVIREHLDTEVTQDFDRTLATFNGHPHYEIMATGQVFDGDDEVMGYYRTTRAAFPDQRHDNVRYHIADDAVIVEFDLLGTNLGEFYGLPPTGKAFRVPVVAVFFFDADRIVNERIYFDSASLVTQIGRAELLGQAPV is encoded by the coding sequence ATGCTCAGTAATGATCTGCGGCGGCGCCGGCTGGAAGTCATCCGCGAGCACCTGGACACCGAAGTAACCCAGGACTTCGACCGCACGCTAGCCACGTTCAATGGGCACCCGCACTACGAGATCATGGCGACGGGCCAGGTTTTCGACGGCGACGACGAGGTCATGGGTTACTACCGAACCACCCGGGCGGCGTTTCCCGATCAGCGCCACGACAACGTCCGTTACCACATCGCCGATGACGCGGTGATCGTCGAATTCGACCTACTGGGCACCAATCTCGGCGAATTCTACGGCCTTCCGCCGACGGGCAAGGCGTTTCGGGTACCGGTCGTTGCGGTGTTTTTCTTCGACGCTGACCGCATCGTCAACGAGCGAATCTATTTCGATTCGGCAAGTCTGGTGACCCAGATCGGTCGTGCTGAGCTGCTCGGCCAAGCTCCGGTCTGA
- a CDS encoding cytochrome P450, which produces MTPEEAFDAAMRHENRANPYPFFDELRKTPVARVTNGIYAVTGYEELIALAHDPRVSSDRRKGRPPVTGHRQVAEESVMELMEAYDHQPSFIASDPPDHDRARRQCMRFFGPPHSPDVIPSQEPLCKLIVNQLLDKASEKGGAKTHMNVVDEFAYPLPVNVMCRIIGVPIEDEPQFHTWIADAITGLFDLGPEIATEEGQARRAKGEASNLAFKKYIIGLVEKAEKSPGPGMISQFVHDDGPDGRMSPSEIVNNTMLLFAAGHDSTVNLISHCVLTVLRNPWAIELLRSRPDLIPAAIEEVLRLQSSVQFFPTRSALADIEIAGTTIPKGSPIYLIYAAANRDPRRFRDPNTFDPQRVDNEHVGWGRGIHVCFGGPLARLEVNTAFEAFLRRVENPRLVEDPPPYRISQVFRGPRHLLVDYNQIRPDGEQA; this is translated from the coding sequence ATGACACCCGAAGAAGCCTTCGACGCCGCAATGCGGCATGAAAACCGCGCCAATCCCTATCCGTTTTTCGACGAGCTGCGCAAGACGCCGGTCGCGCGAGTGACGAACGGCATCTACGCCGTAACCGGATACGAGGAGCTCATCGCGCTCGCCCACGACCCGCGGGTGAGTTCCGACCGTCGCAAAGGTCGCCCTCCCGTCACCGGCCACCGGCAGGTGGCCGAGGAGTCCGTGATGGAGTTGATGGAGGCCTACGATCACCAGCCGAGCTTTATCGCGTCAGACCCGCCCGACCACGACCGTGCGCGGCGGCAGTGTATGCGCTTTTTCGGGCCGCCGCATTCGCCGGATGTGATTCCCAGCCAGGAGCCGCTGTGCAAGCTGATCGTCAACCAGCTGCTCGACAAGGCCTCTGAAAAGGGCGGGGCCAAAACCCACATGAATGTTGTCGACGAGTTCGCCTATCCGCTGCCGGTCAACGTGATGTGCCGGATCATCGGCGTGCCGATCGAAGACGAGCCGCAGTTTCACACCTGGATCGCCGACGCGATAACCGGCCTCTTCGATCTCGGCCCCGAGATCGCCACCGAGGAGGGCCAGGCTCGCCGGGCCAAAGGGGAAGCGAGCAACCTTGCGTTCAAGAAATACATCATCGGCTTGGTCGAGAAAGCCGAGAAATCCCCCGGTCCGGGCATGATTTCGCAGTTTGTGCACGACGACGGACCGGATGGAAGGATGTCCCCCAGTGAGATCGTCAACAACACCATGCTGCTGTTTGCCGCAGGTCATGACTCGACGGTCAACCTGATCTCACACTGCGTGCTCACCGTGCTGCGCAACCCCTGGGCGATCGAGTTGTTGCGCAGCCGACCGGATTTGATTCCCGCCGCCATCGAGGAAGTGCTGCGGCTGCAGTCGTCGGTGCAGTTCTTCCCGACTCGTTCGGCGCTGGCCGACATCGAAATCGCCGGCACAACGATCCCCAAGGGTTCACCCATCTATCTGATATACGCGGCAGCCAACCGAGATCCGCGACGCTTCCGCGACCCCAACACTTTCGACCCCCAACGCGTCGACAACGAGCACGTGGGCTGGGGACGCGGTATTCACGTCTGTTTCGGCGGTCCGCTGGCCCGGCTGGAAGTCAATACTGCGTTCGAGGCCTTCCTTCGCCGGGTGGAAAACCCGCGGCTCGTCGAGGATCCGCCGCCCTACCGGATCAGCCAAGTCTTCCGCGGCCCACGGCATCTACTCGTCGATTACAACCAGATCCGGCCCGACGGCGAGCAGGCGTAA
- a CDS encoding CoA transferase, translated as MDSAAADWAASGLAHLTGPADGPPDFSRAGVLAEARRLTADIGQLLGVETDAATILAGRAALLGLTRQGRVSAGRATRLLATADGWCAIALPRADDVAALPALLEADTIPADPWPALTDWAATHSSEAVVARAQLLDIAAAALGETAAAPPVVRRAGTATETREADGLLVADLSPLWAGPLCAQLLARAGAVVVKVESPARPDGTRRGEPAFFDWMNFGKLSYAVDFDNDVDELRRLLSAADVVIEASRPAGLQRRRLSADDVPARPGRVWLRINGYRDQPDRAAFGDDAAVAGGLVGSDSDGPVFCGDAIADPLSGLEAARAVAQSLHRGGGEVIEVSMAAVAARYAGLPRESSISDSPVAAPQPPPPSPSAPPLGADNAAVRHIVAERLCTPC; from the coding sequence GTGGACTCGGCCGCGGCTGACTGGGCCGCTAGCGGGCTGGCCCACTTGACCGGGCCCGCCGACGGGCCGCCGGACTTCTCGCGCGCCGGCGTGCTGGCCGAGGCGCGGCGGCTGACCGCCGACATCGGCCAACTGCTCGGCGTCGAAACCGACGCCGCCACAATCTTGGCCGGCCGGGCCGCGCTGCTCGGCCTGACGCGGCAGGGCCGCGTCTCCGCCGGTCGCGCGACGCGGCTGCTGGCCACCGCTGACGGGTGGTGCGCGATAGCGCTGCCGCGCGCCGACGACGTTGCCGCACTGCCGGCGCTGCTGGAAGCCGACACCATTCCGGCGGACCCGTGGCCGGCGCTAACGGACTGGGCGGCAACGCATTCCAGCGAAGCGGTTGTCGCCCGCGCGCAGCTGCTCGACATCGCCGCCGCGGCGCTGGGCGAGACGGCGGCGGCGCCACCCGTCGTACGACGCGCCGGCACCGCGACCGAGACGCGGGAGGCCGACGGGCTGCTGGTGGCCGACCTGTCGCCGCTGTGGGCGGGCCCGTTGTGTGCTCAGCTGCTCGCCCGGGCAGGCGCAGTCGTGGTCAAGGTGGAAAGCCCGGCCCGCCCCGACGGCACGCGCCGCGGGGAGCCGGCGTTTTTCGATTGGATGAACTTCGGAAAGCTCTCCTACGCAGTCGATTTCGACAACGACGTCGACGAGCTGCGGCGGCTGCTGTCAGCCGCCGATGTCGTCATCGAAGCCTCGCGCCCAGCTGGGCTGCAGCGGCGCCGCTTGAGCGCCGACGACGTGCCGGCCCGACCGGGGCGGGTGTGGCTGCGCATCAACGGTTACCGCGATCAGCCCGACCGCGCAGCGTTCGGTGACGACGCCGCGGTGGCAGGCGGGCTCGTCGGCTCCGACAGCGACGGACCTGTGTTCTGCGGCGACGCCATCGCCGACCCGCTCAGCGGCCTGGAAGCCGCGCGCGCAGTCGCGCAGTCGCTGCACCGCGGCGGCGGTGAGGTGATCGAGGTGTCGATGGCGGCGGTCGCCGCCAGGTATGCCGGGCTGCCGCGCGAATCGTCGATCTCGGATTCACCTGTCGCGGCGCCGCAGCCGCCGCCACCGAGCCCGTCGGCGCCGCCGCTGGGCGCCGACAACGCCGCAGTGCGGCACATCGTCGCCGAACGGCTCTGCACCCCATGCTGA
- a CDS encoding alpha/beta hydrolase family protein — MVTRHVRANYGASLSPDARVFAHIVDDVGYPRAVQRFLRGWRASSSRDVVLPVDGPVTRVIHSPNDRWLACEVAPGGGTCTQIWMVTTDPDDPSAWRIDREENGTAELVGWDGARVAAILTEENGIGSSCLIDPSDGNCIVLDKRSGGHLVDAWAGASLVRVGPRGYHELILLHGLTETALLPSDPGSNTEAGIILDDHHPRRIRCGPTGEQTRRFYPHKFYDINSPQGYVRCLVRSDNGCDRARLLEATATEDGVVYHVVAERPDCELDEFIVSDDLSTVALLWNLHGVSELQMMSFLDYTLQEPIPLPGPVASELSISATGSMVALTVEGPSMPRTVELVDPRSREWVRIEREPSRGPVVAGHSTGPTLETITARDGLTFTGWLYRPPAWVAHAGALVYLHGGPEGQARPGYDEFFPDLLNAGVTVFTPNVRGSGGFGRSFLHADDKEKRFAAIDDVADCVRFLIEGGFAEENRIACAGRSYGGFLTLAALTFHPELFAAGVSICGMSDLSTFYRNTEPWIAEAAFSEYGHPVHDRALFEQLSPLRRVDALTAPLLVVHGANDTNVPPSESEQIVEALRERGRDVRFLLFEDDGHDIAKRENRETLATVLGEWLATAFASAQTTPGAPGAGIHRIGVTDAQ; from the coding sequence GTGGTCACACGGCACGTACGCGCGAACTACGGCGCGTCACTGTCCCCTGACGCGAGGGTCTTCGCGCACATCGTCGACGACGTCGGCTATCCACGAGCGGTACAGCGCTTTTTGCGCGGCTGGCGAGCCAGCTCTTCACGTGATGTCGTGCTGCCGGTCGACGGTCCGGTCACTCGGGTGATCCACTCCCCCAACGACCGCTGGCTGGCCTGCGAGGTGGCGCCCGGTGGCGGCACCTGCACCCAGATCTGGATGGTTACGACCGATCCCGACGATCCGTCGGCTTGGCGAATCGACCGGGAGGAGAATGGTACCGCCGAGTTGGTCGGTTGGGACGGCGCCCGGGTAGCGGCGATCCTGACCGAAGAAAACGGTATCGGCTCGTCCTGCCTGATCGACCCGTCTGACGGCAATTGTATTGTGCTTGACAAACGTTCGGGTGGCCACCTGGTCGACGCATGGGCCGGCGCGTCGCTGGTGCGGGTCGGCCCCCGCGGCTACCACGAGCTGATCTTGCTGCACGGGCTGACTGAAACAGCGCTGCTGCCATCGGATCCTGGATCTAATACCGAAGCAGGCATCATCCTCGACGACCATCATCCACGCCGGATACGTTGTGGCCCGACGGGTGAGCAGACCAGACGCTTCTACCCACACAAGTTCTACGACATCAACAGTCCGCAGGGTTATGTGCGTTGTCTGGTCCGCAGCGACAACGGCTGCGACCGTGCCCGCCTCTTGGAGGCCACCGCCACCGAGGACGGCGTCGTCTATCACGTGGTGGCCGAACGCCCTGACTGCGAGCTTGACGAGTTCATCGTCAGCGACGACCTCAGCACAGTTGCACTGTTGTGGAACCTCCACGGCGTCAGTGAACTACAGATGATGTCGTTCCTCGACTACACGCTGCAGGAACCGATTCCGCTGCCGGGACCGGTGGCAAGCGAACTGTCCATCAGCGCCACGGGCTCGATGGTCGCGCTCACCGTCGAGGGCCCGTCGATGCCGCGGACAGTGGAACTGGTGGATCCGCGATCTCGCGAATGGGTGCGCATCGAGCGCGAACCCAGCCGCGGACCGGTGGTGGCCGGACACAGCACTGGGCCCACGCTGGAGACGATCACCGCGCGCGACGGTCTGACGTTTACCGGTTGGCTGTACCGGCCGCCGGCCTGGGTGGCGCACGCCGGGGCGCTGGTGTATCTACATGGCGGCCCGGAGGGACAGGCCAGGCCTGGCTATGACGAGTTTTTCCCGGACCTGCTCAATGCGGGCGTCACGGTGTTTACTCCGAATGTCCGGGGCTCTGGGGGATTCGGGAGGTCGTTTCTGCACGCCGACGACAAGGAGAAACGCTTCGCCGCGATCGATGACGTTGCCGACTGTGTCCGGTTTTTGATTGAGGGGGGCTTCGCCGAGGAGAACCGGATCGCATGTGCTGGCCGGTCGTACGGCGGTTTTCTGACGCTGGCTGCGCTCACGTTTCATCCGGAGCTTTTCGCCGCCGGGGTCAGCATCTGCGGGATGAGCGACCTGTCCACGTTCTACCGCAATACCGAACCGTGGATCGCCGAGGCTGCATTTTCTGAGTACGGCCACCCAGTCCACGACCGCGCATTGTTCGAGCAACTGTCGCCGCTGCGCCGCGTCGACGCGTTGACGGCGCCGCTGCTGGTCGTGCACGGCGCCAACGACACCAATGTGCCGCCGAGCGAATCCGAGCAGATCGTCGAGGCGCTGCGTGAGCGGGGCCGAGATGTGCGCTTCCTGCTATTCGAAGACGACGGTCATGACATCGCTAAACGGGAAAACCGCGAGACACTGGCCACCGTCCTTGGCGAGTGGCTCGCCACCGCATTCGCGAGCGCCCAGACAACTCCTGGGGCACCAGGTGCCGGCATTCACCGAATAGGAGTAACCGATGCTCAGTAA